In Aeromicrobium sp. A1-2, the DNA window GACCACGATCGACTCGGCTTCGGCCGCTTCCTCGTCCGCTCCCAAGGCGCTGGCTCACATCAGCGCGCTGACCGGTGAAGACACCGCCGTGGCGCTCGACACGGGCTTCACTGACGCCCTGACCTCGCTGAAGCTCACGCCCGGCGTCGTCGGCACCGCCGAGCTCGTTGATGGCTCGCTCGTCTTCCCGGTCACCGGCGGAAACGTCAGCTACTACAAGCCCGGCTCGATCTCCCCGTACGTCCAGGGCCAGGTCCAGCACGAGGGTTCGGGCTTCTCGCTCGAGGCCGGCGACACCAAGGTCGAGATCACGAACCTGAACGTCGACCCGGGCGCCTCGCGTGTCTACGGCGACGTGTCGGTCAACGGCAAGTCCGTTGTCACCAGCGCGTACGTCCTGACGCTCAACGGCAACACGCTGAAGCCGCTGCAGGCCGAGGGTGACACCGCGATCCTCGAGGGCACCAAGGTCTTCATCAGCCCGGTTGCTGCTGGCCTGCTGAACGACGTCTTCAAGACGGACGCCGTCACCAAGGACCTCCTGGTCGGCATCGCCAAGATCACGGTCAACACCACGTCGGGCGACTGACACCACGCCCCTGACGGGGCAACAAACAAAGCTGTGGACGCGCCTGGGGCGCGTCCACAGCTTTGTTTGCTGCAGTTGCCGAACGCACCCATCCTTGGTCCTCGCGGCGACGAATCACCAGTGAAAGACACAGCACGCCCCGTACGCCGACCGGCGCATCGGGGCCATCGATCAGTGAGGAGCGCGCCATGACCGACCTGCATGCGTTCGCCGGTGCGTACGCACTGGACTCACTCAACGACCGCGATCGCGCCCGCTTCGAGGGCCATCTCGAGGCCTGCGAATCCTGCCGGGCCGAGATGGCTGGCTTCTTCGCCACGACCGTCCGGCTCGCCGAGGTCACCGCGATCTCACCCCCGGACGCGATGCGCGCACGGGTGCTGGCCGCCACGCGGTCGACGTCCCAGATCCGACCGGTCGTGGCCGAGCTGGACCGACACCGCCGCCTGCGTCGCGTGCTGCCCCGGTTTGTCGTGGCCGCTGTGTTCGCGCTCGGAGCCGTCTCAGCCGGTGGGTTCGCGATCGAACGAGGCAACGCCCGGGACAGCATGGTTGCCAGCGAGTCCATCTCGTCGGTGCTCGCCGCACCTGACGCCTCCACCAAGGCCCGTGCCTTCTCCGGCGGCGGCAACGTGCGGCTGGTGTCCTCGTCGGCGCGCGACGTCGCGGTCATCGTGGCCAATGACCTGCCTGCCCTCAAGAAGGGCAGCGTCTACCAGGTGTGGATGATCCAGGGCCCCGATGCCCGCTCCCAGGGGACGTTCGCGACCGGCGGCACGATGATCATGCGAGACCTGAAGGCGGCCGACCACGTCGCCGTAACGGTCGAGCCGCGCGGTGGCTCCCTGGAGCCGACCACTGCAGCTGTCATCTCGCTCGCGATCTGACCCGGCGACCGAGTCCCCGGCTCGGCCCGCGACCTCGACGCTAGGCTGCGTGGATGGGATCGGTGCACCTCGTCAGGCATGGCCAGGCCTCGTGGGGCAGTGACGACTACGACGTCCTCTCCTCGACCGGAGTCGAGCAGTCGATCGGGCTCGGCACCTCCTGGGAGGCATCGGGCTGGGCGCCCACCTCGGCGGTGGCGGGATCCATGAAGCGCCACGCGCAGACCGCTATCGCCGCGATCGACGCGTGTGGTCACGGCGACGGCTACGACGTCGATGCGGGCTGGAACGAGTACGACCATCTCGCGATCGCGAAGGCCTATGACCCCGGATCGATGACGGCGGACCCCAAGGCCTTCCAACGGGTGCTCAACCTCGCGCTCGACGAGTGGATCGCGGGGCACGGAGAGCATGCCGAGACCTACCAGGACTTCGTGGCCCGGGTCATGACGTCGTTCGCCGCAGTGGCCGCCGACGCCAGCTCGGGTCGTTCGGTCGTGGTGTTCACCTCCGGGGGGCCGATAGCCATGGTTGCCTCACACCTGTTGAGCGGCGACGACTCGCTGTTCCAGCGGCTCAACGACGTCGTCATCAACGCGAGTGTCACGACCGTGATCGTCGGATCGACCGGGCCCCGTCTGCTGGCGTTCAACGAAAGCACGCACCTGCCCCGGGACCTGATCACCTTCCGATGAGCCGCCGTCCAGATACCGCTAGTATCTGGACATGTCGATTGCCCTCGATTCCCGCGTCCTGGTCACCGGCGCAGCCTCCGGGCTGGGCCTGGCCCTGGTCCACCAGTTCGTCGAGCGTGGTGGCCGTGTCCTCGCCACGGACGTTCACGCCGAGCTGCCCGAGTCGCTGCGCGGCCTCGACCGCGTGTCCTACCTGACCCTGGACGTGACGCAGGACGTCGACTGGGCCAGGGCGCGCGACTGGGTCGTCGAGGAGTGGGACGGCCTGGACTACCTGTTCAACAACGCCGGCGTCGCGGCTGGTGGCCGGATCGAGCTTTCCGAGATGGACCAGTGGCAGTGGATTGTCGACATCAACCTGCTCGGCGTCGCCCGCGGCTGCCGCACGTTCACGCCGATGTTCAAGGCGCAGGGGAGCGGGCACATCGTCAACACCGCCTCGGCGGCCGGCCTGATCCACCCGCCGCGGATGAGCGAGTACAACGCGGTCAAGGCCGGCGTGGTCGCGCTGAGCGAGACACTGTTCCACGAGCTCAAGCCGTTCGGCGTCAAGGTCTCGGTCGTCTGCCCGACGTTCTTCAAGACCAACCTCACCGACTCCCTGCGTGGCAAGGACGAGGCCGCCAACGCCTCGGCCGCCAAGCTGATCGACCGGGCCAAGCTCAGCGCCGACGACATCGCCGCGCGCGTCATGTCCGGTGTCTCGAAGGGGCGGCACATCATCCTCACCGACCGCGACGGCAAGATCGCGTATGCCGCCAAGCGCTTCGCCCGGCCGCTGTACTACTCGATGATGAACAAGGCCTCCATCCAGATGTCGAAGAAGGACTGAACACATGCGCAAGAACGTACTCATCACCGGCGCGAGCTCCGGGCTCGGCGCCGGCATGGCCCGTATCCTCGCCGCGAAGGGGCACAGCCTGGCCCTGACCGCTCGGCGGGTCGACCGGCTCGAGGCGCTGCGTGCAGAGCTCGTCGCGGCCCATCCCGACATCGATGTCGTCGTCCACGCACTCGACGTCAATGACCACGAGCGGGTCTTCGCGGTTTTCAAGCAGGCCGTGACGGATCTCGGCGGGCTCGACCGGGTCATCGTCAACGCGGGCCTCGGCAAGGGCGGCCGCATCGGCACGGGCAAGTTCCAGGCCAACAAGCAGACCGCCGAGACCAACTTCATCGCCGCGATCGCTCAGTGCGAGGCCGCGATGGAGCATTTCTACGAGCGCAAGGCCGGTCACCTCGTGGTGATCTCGTCGATGTCGGCGATGCGCGGCATGCCGTCGTCGATGACGACGTATGCCGCGACCAAGGCCGGTATCGCGATGGTCGCCGAAGGTATCCGCTCGGACCTGATCGGTCGCAAGGGCCTCGACATCAAGGTCACGACGCTGTTCCCGGGCTACATCGCCTCGGAGATGAATTCGCAGGTCGAGCAGTCCTCGCCATTCATGGTCGATACCCACAAGGGGTGCGTCGCCTTGGTGAAGAGCATCGAGAAGGAGGTCACCGACGCCGCCGTGCCGTCATGGCCGTGGGCGCCGCTGGGCCAGGTCATGAAGCATGCGCCGCTCAGCATCGTCCGCCGCATGGTCTGACGCCGCTACGGCAGCGGGATCCGCAGGAACCGCGGTCGGTAGAGGAATGGATTGGCGTTGATCTCGCCGACGTCGGTGTTGTTCTGGCTGTACGACACGACGATGCTCCCCTGCTCGGGGAGCAGGTCCGGGTGGGCCAGCGGCATGTAGCGCAGGGCTCCGGTCTTCTCGTTGGACGGGATCTGGGCCACCGGGGGAGCTGCGAAGAACGGGCCGGTCGGGCCGGGGGACGACCAGACGACGAGGTCGGACCCGAGGAACTCGTCGCGCTTGCTGACGGCGTACCACCGGCCGGCCTGGCGGAAGACGCTCAGCGTCTGGGACACCCCACCGGTCGCCGGGATGAGGGTCGTCGCCTCGGAGGCGTGCTGCTGCCAGCGGGACCCGTCCCAGTAGCGCCAGCGCGAGGCGTCGAGGATGTCGTCGGGTCGGACCCGGGCCACCTGGAGGGAGAAGCCGAACACCAGGTCCGCGCCGGGCGATGCGGTGCCGTAGAGGTAGACCCACCCGCCCTCGACGGCCGTCGCCGCTCCCCACGTCGTCCGCTTCGTGCCGGCCAGATCGGCGCCGATGTCACGGACCTCGAGGAGCTGGGGCGTGTCGCCCCGCCGAACGACGAACAGGGCGATCGCCGGACCGAGGTTCTCGAAGGCCGCCGCTCCGTCCGGCTGAGCCGCGCCTCGAACCCGCTGCGCCGCGACCCCGACCAGGTCGTAGCCGACGTGCTCGACCTTGGCGATCGACATCGGCCAGTAGCCCACTCCGTCCTCACGGTCCGGGATGAGTGCGCCGTGGTCGGCCGGGAGCACGACGTCCGCGCAGCTGTCATCGAACACCAGCATCGAGTTGCGGACGAACCGTTGGCCGCTGAACGTTGGCGACCTGAGCGTGTCACCAAAGACCCAGAGCCGGCGGCCGTCCTGCAGTTCGACGTCCGCACCCACGTCGGCGCCCTGGAACTCCGGGCTCCCCCGCAGGGTCGAGGCGATGTCGTTGAGACCGTCAACGGACGTGATCGGTTCGATCGGCAGGCACTGGGTCTCCGACGCGCGGGGGACATCGCCGACTGCCGGGTCGCTCGAGGTGGGAGCGAGGGCAATGGCGGCAAACATCGCGGCGCCGGCGGGCACCGTCACGAGCAGCACCCGGACCCTCCACGGAAGACGCGCGATGCTCATGAAGTCCACGGTTCCACACCGCGTAGGTTCGGTGCTCATGAGGCGAGCACAGGTGTTGACGATCGTGCTGGTCGGGTTGCTCCAGCTCGTCGTGATCGTGACGCTCGCACTGGCCGGTCCCGAAGAGGATCCGCACGCGGCACCGATCCGGGTCGTCGCCCCGGCCGTGGTCGGGGCCTTTGTCGTCGAGCGTGCGAACTCGCTCCAGGGGCGGCCGGTCGAAGCCGAGGCGCTGTCGACGCCGGCCGAGGCCAGGGACAGCGTGCGCGGCGGGCGGAGCGTCGCGGCGATCGTCGTCGACCTCAGGCAGGAGACCGACCGGGTCTACGTCGCCTCCGCAAACGGGACCCGGCTCAACCAGATGGTCCTGGCCCAGATCACTGCGATCGAGTCCTCGTACGGACGCAGCATCGCGGTCACGGACCTGGTCCCCGTGCGGTCGGGCGACGCGGACCACTGGCACGCGTACGTCCTGGCCGGGACCTGCGTCGTGGTCGGCCTGGGTGTCGCAGTGCTCATCACGTGGCGGCGCGGTCCACACGCCGAGACGCTCACCGGCGGGTCTTGGCGCCTTGCCGCCAGCGCGGCTGCCGCCGTCGTGGTCGGGGGAGTCCTCGCTGTGCTGGCGGCCGCGTACTACGACACAGGCATCGCGGCGTGGTGGCTGGTCATGGCGTTGACGATCCTCGCCGGCGCGACCACGACGCTCGCGTTGGAGAGCCTGCTCGGCGTTCCCGGCATCGGTGTCGCGACGACCGTGCTGGTCCTGTCGGCCGCTCCGATGGTGACGCTGGCGCATCCGCTGCTGCTCCCCGAGCCGTGGGCCACCCTCACCCAGTGGCTCCCCCACGGGGCTGGACGGGATGCTGCGACCAGCATCGCCTACTTCGGCGGCGGACAGATCGTGCGCCCGGTGTTGGTCCTGGTGGTCTGGTCGGTGATCTCGGTCGTGACGACCGCGGTCGCGAGGCGTGAGCGCGCCCGTCACCTCGCGGTCAACCCCTGACGGAGTCCACGACTACGCTCGTGTCGTGATGATCCGGGATGCCGTGGACGACGACTGGACGCAGATCTACCCGATCTTCGCCGCCGTGGTCGAGGCGGGCGAGACCTACGCCTTCCCCGAGGGCCTGAGCGCGGACGAGGCGCGACCGTGGTGGATGGATCAGTCCTCGGGCCGGACCGTCGTGGCGGCCGAGGGTGACCTGGTGCTCGGCTCCGCCAAGATGGGGCCCAACCGGCCGGGCCGTGGCGCCCACATCGGCACGGCCAGCTTCATGATCGACGTTCGGCAACGCGGTCGTGGCATCGGCCGAGCCCTGGCCGTGCACATGATCGAGTGGTCGAGGCAGCAAGGATTTGCCGGCATCCAGTTCAACGCCGTCGTCGAGACCAATCTCGCGGCCGTGGCGCTGTGGACGTCACTCGGCTTCGCGATCGTCGGCACCGTGCCCGGTGCCTTCGACCACGCTTCTCAAGGTCGTGTGGGCCTCCATGTGATGTACCTGGAGCTGTGAGCCGGGCGCCCGGTGTAGCGCGGATCGCGCTTCAGTCGGTGACGATCCCGGCCCTCCACCGCGTCACGACGGGTGCGCTGGACCTGGCGAGAGCCGTGATGCCCTCGGGCGGGGCGATGATCTCGGACCGGACGCCCTGCGCCATTCGATAGGGCTGGCGGGCGATGACCGAGCCCAGGACCTTCCGGAGCCGGGAGATCTCGGCGCGCACCGTTACGACCCGGGTCGGGTCCGCGAACAGGTCGTCGGCGATCTCGGCCGCCGATCGTCCGCCCGGGTGCAGCAGCAGCGTCAGGAGGATCTCGCCGTGGCGAGGCGTCAGGGCGTGGGCCCAGGTGCTGCCCGCCGCAGTCAGCCTGACCACGGGATCCGGTGAGGACAGGTCCAGGGTCATCGAGGAGATCTGTTCCTCGCCGTCGTCATCCTTGATCCGCAGGAGCCATCCGCCGGGCAGCGGCTCGGCCGTCACGAGACCGAACCCGGCGACCCAGGCGTCCTCGCCGCCGAATCCGATGGGCAGCGCGACGCGATCTGGTGGGACCAGGCCCGTCGCGGCGGCGGTCGTGCCATCGGATGCCACCACGAGTGCTCGCCCGTCGAGCCGCGCAAGCAGCGGGGCGGCGATCGCCCGGAGTCCGTGGAGTCGCTCCTGGGTCGCGGCGCGGATCTCCAGTTCGGCCAGCCGCGCTGCGAGGGTCACCATGGACAGGGTCCCGGCGTGCACGGTGTGGACCGGGCCGCTCAGGTCCACGACACCAAGGACCCGGCCGGTGGCCGGGTCTCGCAAGGGTGCCGCGGCGCACGTCCACGGGGTGTGCGACTGCGCGTAGTGCTCGGCCGCGTGGATATGGACGGGGGCCTCGGTGACGAGGCACGTACCGATCGCATTGGTCCCGACGTTGCCCTCGGTCCACGCCGAGCCGCCCACAAAACCAAGATGGTCTGCGTGTCGCAGGACTCCGACCTGGCCTTCCCGCCACAGCACCCTGCCCTCGACATCGGCGACGACCATGAGCTGTCCGGTCGCCTCGCAGGCCGGGAGCAGGTGCTGCCGCAGCAGCGGCATCAGCGGCTGGAGCCCACTGCCCTCACGTCGGCGGAGCAGCTCCTCGCCCGGCAGGGGTGCGATCTCAGGAGCGCCAGCCGGGCTCAGGCCCTGCAGTCGCATGCGGCGCCACGACGCGCCGATCACCGACCTGATCGGGCCCGGCGCGCGCCGGTCCTCGAGCGCGGCCTGGCGTACGACGTGGGTAGCTCGGGTGAGTCGGAGCGGATCGGCGTGCAGAGCTTCTCGGGCCATGCTGCATCGTGCGTGTCCCGCGGTTGCAGGGTCGTTGCAACCCCCTGCAACTCTTTCGAACTCCGGGACCGATGCGGTGTGCTGTGGGTCACATCCCGAGGAAGGGAGTCGACATGACTCAGACCATCGAGCGCGAGACTGATGCCCCGACGCCGCAGCAGAGGGTCGATCGCTGGCTGGCGCTGTTCGAGGGCGCCCTGCGGTCTCGAGACGCGCAGGGAGCGGCCGCTCTGTTCACCACCGACAGCTATTGGCGCGACCTGGTCGCGTTCACCTGGAACATCACGACGGTCGAGGGCCGCGAGGGTGTCGCCGACATGCTCGGCGAGTGCGTGGCCGAGACCGATCCGTCCGGCTTCGCGACGACCGAGACGCCCACCGAGGCTGACGGCGTCACGGAGGCGTGGATCGAGTTCGAGACCGCGACGGGACGCGGCAAGGGTCACCTGCGCCTCAAGGGCGACCAGGGCTGGACGCTGCTCACCAGCCTGCGTGAGCTCAAGGGTCACGAGGAGAGCCAGGGCGAGACCCGGCCGCAGGGTGTCAGCCATGACTTGTCCAAGGGCAGGGCGTCGTGGAAGGAGCTGCGCGAGGCCGAGGAGGCTGATCTCGGCTACCGCACTCAGCCGTACGCCGTGGTCATCGGCGGCGGCCAGGGCGGTATCGCCCTGGGTGCCCGGTTGCGCCAGCTCGGCGTGCCCGCCCTCGTGATCGACAAGCACGATCGGCCCGGCGACCAGTGGCGCTCGCGCTACAAGAGCCTGTGCCTGCACGATCCGGTCTGGTACGACCACCTGCCCTATCTGCCGTTCCCGAAGAACTGGCCGGTGTTCGCGCCCAAGGACAAGGTCGGCGACTGGCTCGAGATGTACACCAAGGTCATGGAGGTCCCGTACTGGTCGCGGTCGACCGTGACGGCTGCGGTGTACGACGAGGAGTCCAGCACCTGGAGCGTCACGGTGGACCGCGACGGCGAGAGCGTCGAGCTGCGCCCGACCCAACTGGTCTTCGCAACGGGGATGTCGGGCCAGGCCAACGTCCCCGAGTTCCCCGGCATGGACGTGTTCCGCGGCGAGCAGCAGCACTCGAGCCAGCACCCCGGCCCCGAGGCGTACGCCGGCAAGAAGGTCGTGGTGATCGGGTCGAACAACTCGGCCTTCGACATCTGCGGCGCTTTGTGGGAGAACGACGCCGACGTGACGATGGTGCAACGCTCGTCAACCCACATCGTCAAGTCGGCCTCGCTGATGGACATCGGGCTGGGCGACCTCTACTCCGAGCGTGCGGTGGAGTCGGGTGTCACGACCGACAAGGCCGACATGATCTTCGCGTCGTTGCCGTACCGGATCATGCACGAGTTCCAGATCCCGCTCTACCAGCAGATGGCCGAGCGCGACAAGGACTTCTACGATCGGCTCGAGGCGGCTGGCTTCGACCACGACTGGGGCGACGACGGGTCGGGCCTGTTCATGAAGTACCTGCGACGTGGCTCGGGCTACTACATCGACGTCGGCGCTGCCGAGCTCGTCGCCGACGGCAAGGTCAAGCTCGCGCACGGCCAGGTCGACCACCTGACCGAGGGCTCGGTCGTGCTGGATGACGGCACTGAGCTGGAGGCCGACCTCGTGGTCTACGCCACGGGATATGGCTCGATGAATGGCTGGATCGCCGATGTCGTCGACCAGCAGACCGCCGACAAGGTCGGCAAGTGCTGGGGTCTCGGCTCCGAGACCACCAAGGACCCCGGTCCGTGGGAGGGGGAGCAGCGCAACATGTGGAAGCCGACGAAGCAGGAGAACCTCTGGATGCACGGAGGCAACCTGCACCAGTCGCGCCACTACTCGCTCTACCTCGCCCTGCAGCTCAAGGCCCGATATGAGGGCATCCCGACTCCGGTCTACCGGCAGGCGGAGGTGCACCACCTGAGCTGATCCGGGGAATGCGGACGGGACGTCGCTTGTTGACAATCATGTTCAATCAACGAGAGGTGAGCACCATGGCACGTCACACCGACCTCCGACCGATCATCAAGCTCCGGTCGACCGCTGGCACCGGATATACATACGTGACTCGCAAGAGTCGCCGCAACGACCCGGACCGGATCGGACTCCGCAAGTACGACCCCGTCACCCGGCAGCACGTGGAGTTCCGCGAGGAGCGCTGACCCGGCCCACCGCGCGTGACGCCCGTCTGGCGCCGGGCGGTCTCAGGCCAGCAGATCGCGGGCGAGCTGGCCCACGCGGTCGGCCTCGACCAGGAAACCGTCGTGCCCGTAGTCCGATCGCACGACCTCGAGCGGGGCGGCGTCGGGGATGCCGTCGGCGAGCTCCTGCTGCTGGTAGAGCGGATACAGCCGGTCGGAGTCGATGCCTGCGACGACGGTGCGCGCTGTGACCCGGGCGAGCGCCGCCGCGATCCCGCCGCGATCGCGCCCGACGTCGTGACTGTTCATCGCGGCGCTGAGCAGGATGTACGAGTTCGCATCGAAGCGGGACACCAGCTTGGCGCCGTGGTGCTGAAGATAGGACACGACCGCGAACCGGCCGTCGTCCTGGACGTCCCGGCCGAAGCGCTGGGACAGCTCGGTCTCGCTGCGATAGCTGATGTGCGCCATCCGGCGGGCGAGGTCCAGGCCGTGCAGCGGACCGTGCGGACCGTCGTAGTAGTCGCCGCCGAAGAAGGCCCCGTCGGTGCGGATCGCGTCGATCTGTGTCGACGACAGGGCGATCTGGTCGGCCGAGGCGTACGCCGAGGTGGCGAGCAGGAACAGCCGTTCCACGCGCTCGGGGTGTTCGATGGCCCACTCCAGGGCGCGCATGCCGCCGGCTGATCCGCCCATCACGGCGCGCCACGTGCGGATCCCGAGCGCGTCCGCGAGCGCGACCTCGGCGCGGACCTGGTCACGGACCGTCAGGTCGGGGAACGATCCGCCCCAGGGCAACCCGTCCGCGTCCCGGGAGGATGGGCCGGTCGATCCCTGGCAGCCACCGAGGATGTTGGCGGCCACGACGTGGTGCCGGTTGGTGTCGACCGGCTTGCCGGGCCCGACGATGGCGTCCCACCAGCCCACCGTGGGGTGGCCGGCCTCGGCCGGCCCTGACACGTGGCTGTCACCCGTCAGGGCGTGCAGGACCAGGACAGCGTTGGATCCGTCGAACTCGCCCCACGACTCATAGGCGATCCGTACGTCGGGAATCGTGCGTCCCGAGTCGAGCTGCAGGTCGCCGATGTCGACGAACTGACGCCGACCCGACGGATCCCCCCCCCGCCACGCACCCGTGACGAGAGAGGGATCGATGCTGGGGCTGATCGTCACTTTGCCGCGCGGAACCCGGCGTCGAGATCCGCGAGGATGTCGTCGATGCCCTCGAGGCCGACGGCGAGCCGGACCAGTCCGGGGGTCACGCCGGCAGCGGCCTGCTCCTCGGCCGACAGCTGCGAGTGGGTCGTGCTCGCCGGGTGGATCGCGAGGCTGCGCACGTCACCGATGTTGGCAACGTGGCTGAACAGCTCGAGCGAGTCGATGAAGGCCTTGCCGGCCTCGACGCCGCCGGGCAGCTCGAACGTCAGGACGGCGCCGGCGCCCTTCGGCGCGTACTTGTCGGCGAGTGCCTTGTAGGGGCTGCTGTCGAGCGAGGCCCAGGTGACCTTGCTGACGTCCTGGCGCGCCTCGAGCCACTCCGCGACCTTGCGGGTGTTCTCGATGTGACGCTCGACGCGCAGGCTCAGGGTCTCGAGGCCCTGCGCGAGCAGGAAGGCGTTGAACGGGCTGATCGCCGGTCCGATGTTGCGCAGGAACTGCACGCGGAGCTTGGCGATGTAGGCCGCTGCGCCGAGCGCCTCGGAGAACACCAGGCCGTGATAGCTCGCATCGGGCGTCGTGAAGCCGGGGAACTTGTCGCCGTGCGCCGCGTAGTCGAACGTGCCGGCGTCGATGATGACTCCGCCGACCGCCGTGCCGTGGCCGCCGATGTACTTCGTGGCCGAGTGCACGATGGTGTCGACGCCGTGCTTGAACGGGTTGAGCAGGAACGGGGTGCCGATCGTGTTGTCCACGATGAACGGCACGCCGACCTCCTTGGCGACTGCCGAGATGGCCTCGAGGTCGAGGACGTCACCCTTGGGGTTGCCGATCGTCTCGCCGAAGAACACCTTGGTGTTGTCCTGGGCAGCGGCACGCCACGCGTCGGGGTTGTTGGAGTCCTCGACGAAGGTGACCTGGATGCCGAGCTTGGGGAAGCTGTGGCGCAGCAGGCTGTCGGTGCCGCCGTACAGGCTGGCCGACGCGACGATGTGGTCACCGGCCTCGGCGACGTTGGTCAGTGCGCCGGTCGTGGCCGACTGGCCCGAGGCGACGAGCAGGGCGCCGACACCGCCCTCGAGCGCGGCGAGCCGCTGCTCGACGACATCTTGGGTCGGGTTCATGATCCGCGTGTAGATGTTGCCGGGTTCGGCGAGGCCGAACAGGTCGGCGGCGTGCTGCGTGTCGCGGAACTGGTAGGAAGTCGTCTGGTAGATCGGCAGGGCGCGAGCGCCGGTGGTCGGGTCGGGAACCTGACCCGCATGGATCTGCTTGGTCTCAAATGACCACTGGTCGCTCATGGTGTCTCCTGAAGGCGTGTGGAGGAAAGTCTCTCCTCGAGAGTGCCATCGTCTCAGGAAGTGGCAAGCACGTCCCAATATGTGAGATATCTGACTTTCAGGACATCGTGAAGGGCTGCGCTGTCGACTCCAGGACCGAGAGCCACAGGTCGCCGTCGGGGGAGACGCTGTGCGACCCGGTCGTGACGAACGGGATCGGGACGTGCACGAACCGGTGACGGCGGCGGCCCACGACCATGTCGGTCCGTCCTGCCATCGCGGCATGCACCGCGGTCTGCGCCAGGCGGGTGCAGTAGACGGAGTCCGAGGCGTCGGCGGGCACGGACCGGATCGCGTAGCCGGGGTTGAAGTAGCGCATCGTCAACGGCTGGTCGCGATTGGCGAAGTCCTTGCTGATCTGCTCGCGGAGGTAGGCCGCGATGTCGCCCAGGACGGCATTGCCGCTCGCGTCGGTGCGGTCACTCGCCGGGATCAGGTCCTGCCCGGCGCCCTCGGCCAGCACGATCACGGCATTGCCCTTCTCGGCGACCCGGCGACGAAGCAGTGTGAGCAGCCCGTTGTCACCGTCGAGGGCGAACTCGACTTCTGGAATCAGGACGAAGTCGGCGTCGTGGTTGGCGAGTGCGGCGTAGCACGCGATGAACCCGGCGTGCCGTCCCATGACCTTGACGATGCCGACACCACCGACGGCGGCCTCGACCTCGACCCGGGCGCCCTTGATCGACTCCGCGGCCTTGGCGAACGCCGTGGCGAAGCCGAAGCTCTGTCCGATGTGCGGGATGTCGTTGTCGATCGTCTTGGGCACGCCGACGACGCCGATCGTCAGACCGCGCGCGGCGATCTCCGCCCCGATGTTGTGAGCACCCCGCATCGATCCGTCACCGCCGATGACCATGAGGATGTCGATGCCCAGCGCGACCAGCCGGTCGACGATCGCGACCGGGTCCTGGGCTCCTCGCGACGATCCCAGGACCGTGCCACCGCGCTCGTTGATGCGCGCGACACGCTCCGGCGTCAGGTCGACGACGTCATGACCATTCGCCTCGATGAGCCCGGCGTAGCCGTGCTGGAACCC includes these proteins:
- the rpmG gene encoding 50S ribosomal protein L33, which encodes MARHTDLRPIIKLRSTAGTGYTYVTRKSRRNDPDRIGLRKYDPVTRQHVEFREER
- a CDS encoding ATP-dependent 6-phosphofructokinase — protein: MVTLDDLQVRSLGASTLDSPLAMYVGGRETNEYYVGEDDRILYDDTLELIAARGVALEDLPTFESGGPRRKIFFDPATTRVGVVTCGGLCPGLNDVIRAIVLELNTHYGVRDVVGFQHGYAGLIEANGHDVVDLTPERVARINERGGTVLGSSRGAQDPVAIVDRLVALGIDILMVIGGDGSMRGAHNIGAEIAARGLTIGVVGVPKTIDNDIPHIGQSFGFATAFAKAAESIKGARVEVEAAVGGVGIVKVMGRHAGFIACYAALANHDADFVLIPEVEFALDGDNGLLTLLRRRVAEKGNAVIVLAEGAGQDLIPASDRTDASGNAVLGDIAAYLREQISKDFANRDQPLTMRYFNPGYAIRSVPADASDSVYCTRLAQTAVHAAMAGRTDMVVGRRRHRFVHVPIPFVTTGSHSVSPDGDLWLSVLESTAQPFTMS
- a CDS encoding bifunctional o-acetylhomoserine/o-acetylserine sulfhydrylase; its protein translation is MSDQWSFETKQIHAGQVPDPTTGARALPIYQTTSYQFRDTQHAADLFGLAEPGNIYTRIMNPTQDVVEQRLAALEGGVGALLVASGQSATTGALTNVAEAGDHIVASASLYGGTDSLLRHSFPKLGIQVTFVEDSNNPDAWRAAAQDNTKVFFGETIGNPKGDVLDLEAISAVAKEVGVPFIVDNTIGTPFLLNPFKHGVDTIVHSATKYIGGHGTAVGGVIIDAGTFDYAAHGDKFPGFTTPDASYHGLVFSEALGAAAYIAKLRVQFLRNIGPAISPFNAFLLAQGLETLSLRVERHIENTRKVAEWLEARQDVSKVTWASLDSSPYKALADKYAPKGAGAVLTFELPGGVEAGKAFIDSLELFSHVANIGDVRSLAIHPASTTHSQLSAEEQAAAGVTPGLVRLAVGLEGIDDILADLDAGFRAAK
- a CDS encoding NAD(P)/FAD-dependent oxidoreductase; the protein is MTQTIERETDAPTPQQRVDRWLALFEGALRSRDAQGAAALFTTDSYWRDLVAFTWNITTVEGREGVADMLGECVAETDPSGFATTETPTEADGVTEAWIEFETATGRGKGHLRLKGDQGWTLLTSLRELKGHEESQGETRPQGVSHDLSKGRASWKELREAEEADLGYRTQPYAVVIGGGQGGIALGARLRQLGVPALVIDKHDRPGDQWRSRYKSLCLHDPVWYDHLPYLPFPKNWPVFAPKDKVGDWLEMYTKVMEVPYWSRSTVTAAVYDEESSTWSVTVDRDGESVELRPTQLVFATGMSGQANVPEFPGMDVFRGEQQHSSQHPGPEAYAGKKVVVIGSNNSAFDICGALWENDADVTMVQRSSTHIVKSASLMDIGLGDLYSERAVESGVTTDKADMIFASLPYRIMHEFQIPLYQQMAERDKDFYDRLEAAGFDHDWGDDGSGLFMKYLRRGSGYYIDVGAAELVADGKVKLAHGQVDHLTEGSVVLDDGTELEADLVVYATGYGSMNGWIADVVDQQTADKVGKCWGLGSETTKDPGPWEGEQRNMWKPTKQENLWMHGGNLHQSRHYSLYLALQLKARYEGIPTPVYRQAEVHHLS
- a CDS encoding homoserine O-acetyltransferase — protein: MTISPSIDPSLVTGAWRGGDPSGRRQFVDIGDLQLDSGRTIPDVRIAYESWGEFDGSNAVLVLHALTGDSHVSGPAEAGHPTVGWWDAIVGPGKPVDTNRHHVVAANILGGCQGSTGPSSRDADGLPWGGSFPDLTVRDQVRAEVALADALGIRTWRAVMGGSAGGMRALEWAIEHPERVERLFLLATSAYASADQIALSSTQIDAIRTDGAFFGGDYYDGPHGPLHGLDLARRMAHISYRSETELSQRFGRDVQDDGRFAVVSYLQHHGAKLVSRFDANSYILLSAAMNSHDVGRDRGGIAAALARVTARTVVAGIDSDRLYPLYQQQELADGIPDAAPLEVVRSDYGHDGFLVEADRVGQLARDLLA